Genomic window (Mycolicibacterium smegmatis):
GGCCGACGAATTGTCCTCGCTGCGAGAAGATTTCGACGCCGTCATCTGCGAGGGCGCGGGTTCGCCCGCCGAGATCAACCTGCGCGCGACCGACCTGGCCAACCTGGGACTCGCACGCGCGGCCGCACTGCCGGTGATCGTCGTCGGCGACATCGACCGCGGTGGTCTGCTGGCCCACCTGCACGGCACGGTCGCGGTGCTGGAGCCCGCCGATCAGGCGCTTGTCTCCGGGTTCGTCGTCAACAAGTTCCGCGGCGACCCGTCGCTGCTGGCACCCGGGCTGCGGCAACTCGCCGAACTCACCGGCCGACCGACCTACGGCGTGATCCCGTTCCACGACGAGATCTGGCTGGACACCGAGGATTCGGTGTCGGTGCGGCCCGGCGGGCTGGTCGGCGCGCCCGAGCCGCCGCGCGGTGAACAGACGCTGACCGTCGCGGCGATCCGGTTACCGCGCATCTCCAACTCGACCGACATCGAGGCGCTGGCGTGCGAACCGGGCGTGGTGGTCCGCTGGGTCACCGACGCGGCCGACCTCACCGGCGCCGATCTCGTGGTGATCCCGGGCAGCAAGGCCACGGTCACCGATCTGCGGTGGCTGCGTGAGCGCGGGCTCGCCGCGGGCATCGCCGCGCACGCGGCGGCCGGACGCGCCGTGCTCGGTGTGTGCGGCGGGTTCCAGATGCTGTGCAGCCGGATCGACGATCCGGTGGAGTCACGGGAGGGCCGGGTCGATGGCCTGGGCCTGCTCGACGCCGACATCGAGTTCGCCGCACAGAAGACATTGCGGCACTGGGAAACCCCGCTGCACGGCTACGAGATCCACCACGGCCAGGTGGCCCGTTCGGCCGAGACGGACTGGCTCGGGATCGGGCTGCGGCGCGGTGCGGTGTACGGCACCCACTGGCACGGACTGCTCGACAACGACGCGCTGCGGCGCGACTGGCTCACCGAGGTCGCCGCAGCTGCGGGCCGCGACGGGTTCGTCGTCGCCGACGACGTCGACGTCTCCGCGCGCCGCGACGCACAACTGGATCTCATGGCCGACCTGATCGAAAACCACCTCGACGTGGGAGCGATCCTCGACCTGCTCGAACACGGCGCACCGCACCGGCCGACCATGTCCACCACACTTCACGTGTGAATCTCAAGGGTGCATGCGGGCGCCCTTGAGCACCTTGTCGACCACGTTGCGGCCCGCGTACACCGCCAGGCCCACCAGATCGAGATCGTCGCGGCCCACCGCGCGCACCGCGGCACGGTTGTCGCGGTCGTTACCCGTGCTGAACAACTCGGCGGTGAAGATCGACGGCGACAACCCGCGCGACAGCGCACGGTGGTGTGCGTTGTGCAGGGTCTCCTTCGACCCTTCGAACACCAGCACCGGTTGGCCGAACATCGCGAGGTAGCCGGTGTCGTCGGCATCGGCATAGGGCGCACCGATCGTGTCCGGGTGGGCCGCCGCGATACCGCTTGCGAGAAACGCGCACACGTTCAACCGCTGCCAGCCCTCGAGGTCGTCCCGCAGGAGTACCGCGATCTTGGTGTCGAAACGCACGGGGGAGTCGGGGTGTTGCATGCACCCATGCTGCGGGCGCGCGGTGGCCGGAATCTTGTACGTTCTTGATGTGGTTGCAACCGCGGAGACCACCGCGTGGCGGCCGCACGTGGCGGGGATCAGAGAGGTCTTCCACGCGCGGTTCATCGACCACGCCTACCCGCAACACACACACGACGCGTGGACGTTGCTCATCGTCGACACCGGCATCATCGGGTACGAACTCGACCGGCGCGAGCACGGCAGCACCGGGGACGTGGTGACGCTCTTGCCGCCGCATGTGCCGCACAACGGACGCGCGGTCCGTCCCGGCGGCTTCCGCAAACGCGTGCTCTACCTCGAACCCGATCTGCTCACGGGAATCGGTGCGGCCGTGGGCACCCCGACCCTGGCCGATCCGGCGCTGCGCAACCGCATCTCCGGCCTGCACCGGGCCTTGGGGCCCGGCGACGAGTTCGAGGCGTCCAGCCGGCTGGCATTCGTCGTCGAACGTCTCCAACAACATCTGGCCGGTGCGGTCGCACCGCCGGCGCCGGTGCGTGACCGGCGTCTGGCATCACGGCTGCGCGAACTCATCGACAGCCGGATCACGACGGGCCTGACCCTCGACGAGGCCGGTGACATCCTGCACGCCGATCCGGTGCACCTGGTGCGCACCTTCGGCCGTGAGTTCGGGCTGCCGCCGCACCGGTACCTCACGGGCCGCAGGGTGGACGAGGCCCGCCGTTTGCTCCTGGACGGCATGCGCCCGGCCGACGTCGCGGCAGCGGTCGGCTTCCACGACCAGTCACACCTGCACCGGCACTTCAGGAAGATGCTGGGCACCACACCTGCGCGCTTCGCGCGCCGCGGCCGGACCGAGTCGGGCGATTCTCGGTAGCCTGATGCCATGACCAGCCTGCGGCGGGGGACGAGGCGGTCGGTTGCAGTGCTCGTGGGAGTGCTCGCGGTGCTGGCCGCGTGCTCACTGACCGCATGCGCCACTGTGGTCACGGGCACGGCCACGTGGCCCGGCGCGACCATGGACCGGGTTTTGCTCACTGCCGCGGATTTTCCGCAGGGCGTGCAGTACGACCGCATCGTCGAAGACGCAGGGGAGCCCGACGGATCCGGGGGACCGCCCGCCATGCTGTCCGCGCCGGAAGGCTGCACCGACGGTCTCACGCGCGTCATCGCCGGCTCGGCCGAACGCGGCCCTGGTGCCGCGGGCAAGTTCATCGCGGCCTACGACGGGGCCCGGATGGTCGTCACGGTGCTCAGTTCGCCGCTGCCGCTCGACCGTCTCGACGCCACCGCGCAACGGTGCGCGCAGTTCCGGGCCTTCTTCGACCCGTCCGACGAGGGCATCCCGATCACCACCACCAGGCTGCAGGCACCGCGGTCGTCGGCGTTGGTCTACCGGCAGACCATGCGGCTCAACGACGTCGACGAGAGCGTGTACTTCGGCTTCGAAAATGTCGGCGGCTGGTCGGTTTTCGGTATCGCGTTCCCCACGCCCAACCCGTCGATCGCGGCGAAGGCGACCCTGCCCGAGACCTTCCTCGAGGCGTTCTTCAAGCAGGTCGAGCGCGTCGAGGCCCGCTGAGCAACCGCTGACGCTTGCGTTGGGACACCCTGATTTCGTGACGCCGCCGCCATCGGGACGGTAGGTTGGCCGAATGCTGACCACCGTGGAAACGATTGACGGCTTCCCCATCGCCGTCGACGTCGCCGGGCCCGACAAGGGTTCGAATGTGGTGCTGCTCAGCGCCGGTCACCACGGCCCCGGAGCCTATGAGGGCATCTGTCAGCGCCTGCACACCGCATCGCTGCGCACCGTCGTCATCTCTCCGGACCCCCGCCTCACCGCCAAGTCCGTTGTGGGCATTCTCGATGCATTGGGAATCAAATGGTCTTTGCTGGTGGGTGATCGGCTGGGCGGCGAACTCGCGTGGGAACTCGCCGCGACCCGGCTCGACAAGTTCGTCGGCCTGGTCGTGGTGGACCGCGGGCATCCCCGCGTCGCCGATCCCACCGGCGTCATCCGTGACCCGCACTGTCCGCCCGTCGAGATGAACACGACCGCGTTGGTCAGCACGCCTGCGGCCCGCGCGGTGGCCAAGGCCAGCCAGCGCTACGTGTACGGCGACTTCCGGCTCGTCGAGATGCTCGGGCGGCGCAACGCGCAGGACACCACGGCACAGTTGGCCGCCGAGATCGTGCTGCGTACCAGCACCTGGTAGATCATTCGGGCCGGATCGGCGTCTCCGACGGCGTCCAGGCCTGAGGCAGGCCCGGCTGCTGCGGGAACAGGAAGTCGACGAACGCCGCGGCCGTGGGCTGCGGTTCGTGGTTGGCCAGCCCGGGCCGCTCGTTGGCCTCGATGAACACGTATTCGGTGCCCCGCACATCCGGCACCAGCAGGTCGATGCCGGTGACGGGGATGCCGATCGCCTCGGCCGCGCGCACACCCACCCGGCACAGCTCCGGGTTCACTTCGGCGGTGACATCGTGGATCGTGCCGCCCTGGTGCAGGTTCGCGGTGCGGCGCACCCGCAGGCGTTGACCCTCGGGCAGAACGTCGTCCAACGACCACCCGGCCTCGGCGACCGTCGAGGCGGTCACGTCGTCCATCGGGATGCGGGACTCGCCGCCGGTGGCAGCGGCGCGGCGGCGGCTCTGGGTCTCGATGAGCTCGCGGATGGTGTGTCCACCGGTGCCGACGATCTCGGCGGGCCTGCGGATCGCGGCGGCCACGACCTTGCCGTCGATCACCACGAGTCGCAGATCGTCGCCTTTGGCGCGTTGCTCGATGAGCACCTCGGGATGCTGCTCGCGGGCCCGGTGCAGGGCCGCGTCGAGTTCCTCGGGGCTGCCGACGCCGACCGTGATGCCCTTGCCCTGCTCGCCGCGCGTGGGCTTCACCACGACGTCGCCGACCTCGGCGAGGAACTTGTGGTCCGCCTCGTCGAAGGTCGCCAGCCGGCCCTTGGGAACCGTGATGCCGGCGTCGGAGACGATGCGGCGGGTCTGACGCTTGTCGTCACAGCGGCTCATTGCGACCGCGGAGGTGAACTCCGACAAGGATTCCCGCGTGATGACAGTGCGGCCGCCGTGCGACAGCCGCATCTCTCCGGCGCCCGCGTCGAGCACCTCGACCCAGATGCCGCGGCGGATGGCCTCGTCGGCGATGATGCGCGCGTACGGGTTGAGATCGTCGACGGTCTCGGGGGGATGCGTGAACAGCGGTTCGTTGATCGCGTTCTTGCGTTTGACCGCCAGCACCGGCACCCGCTGGAAACCGAGCTTCTCGTACAACCCGATCGCCGCGGCGTTGTCGTGCGCCACCGACAGATCCAGGTAGGCACGGCCCCGCGCGTGCAGCATGCCCGCCAGTGTCCGGGTCAGCGCGGCGCCCACACCGGGCAGGCTCGCGGCCGGATCCACCGCGAGGCTCCACAGGCTCGAACCGTCCTCGGGATCGTCGAACAACTGCTTGTGGTCCACACCGGTCACGGTGCCGACGATGCTGCCGTCGTCGTCGCGGACCGCGACGAGGTAGATCACCGCAGGGTTCTCGGTGTGGTTGCGCCAGATGACGTCCACCGGGGCCGGAACCATGCCGCACCGCACGTACACGCGGTTCATCGAATCGGCGTCCTCGGGTGACTCCAGTGTGCGCACCGTGAACCCGATCGGCTCGGCGGGCGGCAACTCGCCGGTGAACCGCTTGCGGTAGGTGTGGCTGGGGTCGATGAACAACTCGGCGGGGGAGCGCGCGACGAGCACATGGGACTCGCGCGCGTAGATGCAGATGTCGCGACGGCCCGGCCGCTCCTGCTGCAGCGCCTCGGCGAGCTTCTCCGGATCGGCGAAGGTCTGGCCGAAGATCAGCCTGCCCCAACCGAGTTCGAGCTCGACGTCATCGGCCATCGCATCGACGAGGTGTTGCGGTGAGGCGTCGTGCAGGCCCATCGTGATGGCCTCGGTGTGGTCTTCGACCGGCGGTTCCGGGTCCGGTGTGGAGGCCGGTGCGGGTGCCGGGGCGGCGGCGTCCGGCTCGAGCGCGGTCATGCCGCGCTCCCGGTGATGCCGTGACGCTGCAACCACAACTCCAGCAGACCGATCTGCCACAACTCGTTGCCGCGCAGCGGCGTCAGCCTGCCGTTGGGGTCGGCGAGAAGCCGTTCCACCGCCTCGGGCCGGAACAGCCCGCGCTCTTTGGCCTCGGGCGCGTACAGCGCGTCGCGCACCATGTTGAGGTACGGCCCCTCGAGATGGGTCAGCGCGGGCACCGGGAAGTAGCCCTTGGGCCGGTCGATCACCGCGGCCGGGATCACCCGTCGCGCAGCCTCTTTCAGCACGCCTTTGCCGCCGTGGGCGGTCTTGAGTTCGGGCGGGCAGGTCGCCGCGAGTTCGACGAGTTCGTGGTCGAGGAACGGCACCCGGCCCTCCAGGCCCCACGCCATGGTCATGTTGTCGACACGCTTGACCGGATCGTCGACCAGCATCACCGTGGTGTCCAGGCGCAGCGCCCGGTCGACGCCGGTCTCGGCGCCCGGCGCACCGAAGTGGTCGGTGACGAACACGCCGCTCGGATCTCCGTCGACCCGGTACGCGTCGCTGATGAGACTCGCGACGCCCGCGCTGTCGCGGTCGAAGAACGCACCGCGGTAGCTGTTCACCGCGCCGTCGAGCGATGCGGCGGCCGGCTCGGCCATCGGCGGATACCAGTGGTAGCCCGCGAATACCTCGTCGGCGCCCTGACCGGACTGCACCACCTTGACGTGCTTGGCCACTTCCTGGCTCAGCAGATAGAACGCCACACAGTCGTGGCTCACCATCGGTTCGCTCATCGCCGCGATCGCACCGTCGA
Coding sequences:
- a CDS encoding cobyric acid synthase, which codes for MTGGALLVAGTTSDAGKSMLVGGLCRLLVRKGLSVAPFKAQNMSNNSAVTVEGGEIGRAQAMQARAAGLAPSVRFNPILLKPGGDRTSQLVVRGQVTGSVAAADYINHRDHLAAVVADELSSLREDFDAVICEGAGSPAEINLRATDLANLGLARAAALPVIVVGDIDRGGLLAHLHGTVAVLEPADQALVSGFVVNKFRGDPSLLAPGLRQLAELTGRPTYGVIPFHDEIWLDTEDSVSVRPGGLVGAPEPPRGEQTLTVAAIRLPRISNSTDIEALACEPGVVVRWVTDAADLTGADLVVIPGSKATVTDLRWLRERGLAAGIAAHAAAGRAVLGVCGGFQMLCSRIDDPVESREGRVDGLGLLDADIEFAAQKTLRHWETPLHGYEIHHGQVARSAETDWLGIGLRRGAVYGTHWHGLLDNDALRRDWLTEVAAAAGRDGFVVADDVDVSARRDAQLDLMADLIENHLDVGAILDLLEHGAPHRPTMSTTLHV
- a CDS encoding DUF2000 domain-containing protein; this translates as MQHPDSPVRFDTKIAVLLRDDLEGWQRLNVCAFLASGIAAAHPDTIGAPYADADDTGYLAMFGQPVLVFEGSKETLHNAHHRALSRGLSPSIFTAELFSTGNDRDNRAAVRAVGRDDLDLVGLAVYAGRNVVDKVLKGARMHP
- a CDS encoding AraC family transcriptional regulator, giving the protein MAGIREVFHARFIDHAYPQHTHDAWTLLIVDTGIIGYELDRREHGSTGDVVTLLPPHVPHNGRAVRPGGFRKRVLYLEPDLLTGIGAAVGTPTLADPALRNRISGLHRALGPGDEFEASSRLAFVVERLQQHLAGAVAPPAPVRDRRLASRLRELIDSRITTGLTLDEAGDILHADPVHLVRTFGREFGLPPHRYLTGRRVDEARRLLLDGMRPADVAAAVGFHDQSHLHRHFRKMLGTTPARFARRGRTESGDSR
- a CDS encoding alpha/beta fold hydrolase gives rise to the protein MLTTVETIDGFPIAVDVAGPDKGSNVVLLSAGHHGPGAYEGICQRLHTASLRTVVISPDPRLTAKSVVGILDALGIKWSLLVGDRLGGELAWELAATRLDKFVGLVVVDRGHPRVADPTGVIRDPHCPPVEMNTTALVSTPAARAVAKASQRYVYGDFRLVEMLGRRNAQDTTAQLAAEIVLRTSTW
- the ngg gene encoding N-acetylglutaminylglutamine synthetase produces the protein MTALEPDAAAPAPAPASTPDPEPPVEDHTEAITMGLHDASPQHLVDAMADDVELELGWGRLIFGQTFADPEKLAEALQQERPGRRDICIYARESHVLVARSPAELFIDPSHTYRKRFTGELPPAEPIGFTVRTLESPEDADSMNRVYVRCGMVPAPVDVIWRNHTENPAVIYLVAVRDDDGSIVGTVTGVDHKQLFDDPEDGSSLWSLAVDPAASLPGVGAALTRTLAGMLHARGRAYLDLSVAHDNAAAIGLYEKLGFQRVPVLAVKRKNAINEPLFTHPPETVDDLNPYARIIADEAIRRGIWVEVLDAGAGEMRLSHGGRTVITRESLSEFTSAVAMSRCDDKRQTRRIVSDAGITVPKGRLATFDEADHKFLAEVGDVVVKPTRGEQGKGITVGVGSPEELDAALHRAREQHPEVLIEQRAKGDDLRLVVIDGKVVAAAIRRPAEIVGTGGHTIRELIETQSRRRAAATGGESRIPMDDVTASTVAEAGWSLDDVLPEGQRLRVRRTANLHQGGTIHDVTAEVNPELCRVGVRAAEAIGIPVTGIDLLVPDVRGTEYVFIEANERPGLANHEPQPTAAAFVDFLFPQQPGLPQAWTPSETPIRPE